A genomic window from Mycetohabitans rhizoxinica HKI 454 includes:
- a CDS encoding DNA topoisomerase IB has product MPGTPAPTATQATPRRRQRPAPDADACEQLRYVSDTQPGYTRRAVNGRFAYFDTRGTRIRDRARIERINALAIPPAYTDVWICPDPYGHLQATGRDARGRKQYRYHAAWRMMRDTHKYARMADFARALPKIRTRVTRDLQRPGMPREKVAAALVRLLDRTLVRIGSPEYARENRSYGLTTLRKQHLALDADRMRLRFRGKSGVEHDVDIDDPRIVRVVRRCMDLPGHELFQYVDECGERHAIGSTDINAYLREISGTGFTAKDYRTWAGSVLALGVLRQIPPCNLTSARRHVVDTVRQVADLLRNTPAVCRKCYIHPVVLEAFETGTLATLEPLRQHRRLKADEALFASLLHHHARTARAGSRRTR; this is encoded by the coding sequence ATGCCTGGCACACCGGCCCCCACTGCAACACAAGCCACCCCGCGTCGCCGGCAACGCCCCGCGCCCGATGCCGATGCGTGCGAGCAGTTGCGCTACGTGAGCGACACGCAGCCCGGCTATACGCGCCGTGCGGTTAACGGCCGGTTCGCGTACTTTGACACACGGGGCACGCGCATTCGCGATCGCGCGCGCATCGAGCGCATTAATGCGTTGGCGATACCGCCCGCGTATACCGACGTGTGGATCTGCCCGGACCCATACGGTCACTTGCAAGCCACTGGCCGTGACGCGCGCGGGCGTAAGCAATACCGCTATCACGCCGCGTGGCGCATGATGCGTGACACACACAAATACGCACGGATGGCCGACTTTGCGCGGGCGTTGCCGAAGATCCGCACGCGCGTGACGCGGGACCTGCAGCGCCCGGGGATGCCACGCGAAAAAGTGGCCGCGGCGTTGGTACGGCTGCTCGACCGTACACTGGTGCGGATCGGCAGCCCCGAGTACGCACGTGAAAACCGGTCCTACGGCTTGACGACCCTGCGCAAGCAACACCTAGCGCTCGACGCCGACCGCATGCGGCTGCGGTTTCGTGGCAAGAGCGGCGTCGAGCACGACGTCGACATCGACGACCCACGTATCGTGCGCGTCGTGCGACGCTGCATGGACCTGCCTGGCCATGAACTATTCCAGTATGTCGACGAGTGCGGCGAGCGGCACGCTATCGGCTCGACCGACATTAATGCGTACCTGCGCGAGATAAGCGGAACAGGGTTCACTGCCAAGGACTACAGAACGTGGGCGGGTAGCGTCCTTGCACTTGGCGTGTTGCGCCAAATTCCGCCATGCAATCTCACGAGCGCGCGCCGGCATGTGGTTGACACGGTCCGTCAGGTCGCCGATCTACTGCGCAACACGCCTGCCGTATGCCGTAAATGCTATATCCATCCCGTAGTGCTCGAGGCTTTCGAAACAGGTACGCTTGCCACACTTGAGCCGCTGCGCCAGCACCGGCGCCTGAAGGCCGACGAAGCGCTGTTCGCCTCCCTGCTTCACCATCACGCGCGTACAGCCCGCGCAGGGTCGCGCCGTACCCGATGA